In Malassezia japonica chromosome 2, complete sequence, one DNA window encodes the following:
- a CDS encoding uncharacterized protein (TransMembrane:11 (o27-45i57-80o86-103i115-137o143-165i235-256o268-293i314-334o346-368i380-401o407-429i); EggNog:ENOG503NU52; SMCOG1005:Drug resistance transporter; SMCOG1005: EmrB/QacA; COG:S; antiSMASH:Cluster_1) — protein MSPFAINIYMPAVPAISEELHINSSQTLLSVTLYMIMQGLSPSFWAPLSDTYGRRPILILTFVVFLIANLGLSFAKVYWLLLVLRMLQACGASSAISIGAGCISDVSRLKERGTYMGFFQTGTLLGPAVGPIIGGLMSQRWDWHAVFFFLSAFGGVYLLFMILVLPESLRALVGDGSLMPYGIWRALVPIRMVDRPTNTIEDGVEKQQWMNKPPKLNIRAMGFDRPWRAYLQADIAMMIVSFAIPFGVFTMVSSSLSPTLSTTYHYNAIYSGLCFLPLGVGSAAGSIVSGKLLDYDFARAHKKHGNKMNLHHARLQHAQLFNLLFTAMTIANGWCLQKGVHIAAPMVFQFFLSVFAILYFNAIQTILVDLSPGRAASVTAALNIGRCLVGAAFVAAVQYVIDDVGNGWTFTIFGLASFVIPIPLIECVIRLGPGWQRKKEERESAKRSVN, from the exons ATGTCCCCTTTTGCTATCAATATATACATGCCGGCCGTACCGGCAATCTCGGAGGAGCTGCATATTAACAGCAGCCAGACACTTCTCTCAGTGACGCTCTACATGATCATGCAGGGCCTCTCGCCGTCATTTTGGGCACCGCTTTCAGACACCTACGGGCGCCGCCCGATTCTCATCCTCACATTTGTCGTGTTCCTCATTGCCAACCTTGGTCTCTCATTTGCCAAGGTCTACTGGCTCTTGCTGGTCCTGCGTATGCTGCAAGCGTGCGGTGCAAGCAGTGCCATTTCTATTGGTGCGGGGTGCATCAGTGACGTGTCGCGCCTCAAGGAGCGTGGTACCTACATGGGCTTCTTCCAGACCGGTACGCTTTTGGGACCGGCTGTTGGTCCCATCATCGGCGGCCTCATGTCCCAGCGCTGGGACTGGCACGCAGTCTTCTTTTTCTTGTCGGCATTCGGTGGTGTATATCTGCTCTTTATGATTCTTGTCCtgcccgagtcgctgcgcgcacTCGTTGGCGACGGAAGCTTGATGCCGTATGGAATTTGGCGAGCACTCGTCCCGATCCGCATGGTCGACCGGCCCACCAACACGATCGAGGACGGCGTCGAGAAACAGCAGTGGATGAACAAGCCTCCGAAACTGAACATCCGCGCCATGGGCTTTGACCGCCCATGGCGCGCGTACCTCCAAGCGGACATTGCCATGATGATTGTGAGCTTTGCCATTCCGTTCGGCGTGTTTACCATggtctcgtcgtcgctctccCCGACACTCAGCACGACTTACCATTACAACGCGATTTACTCTGGCCTCTGCTTCCTGCCCCTGGGCGTAGGAAGCGCAGCGGGGAGTATCGTGTCGGGAAAGTTGCTCGACTACGACtttgcgcgagcgcataAGAAGCACGGAAACAAGATGAACTTGCACCATGCGCGCCTACAGCATGCACAGCTGTTTAATCTGCTGTTCACTGCAATGACCATTGCCAATGGATGGTGTTTGCAAAAGGGCGTGCATATTGCGGCTCCGATGGTGTTCCAATTTTTCTTGAGCGTGTTTGCTATTTTGTATTTTAACGCAAT CCAAACGATCCTTGTCGACCTGTCCCCTGGTCGGGCTGCATCCGTTACGGCCGCGCTCAACATTGGTCGCTGCTTGGTCGGCGCTGCTTTTGTCGCCGCGGTACAGTACGTGATCGACGATGTGGGAAACGGTTGGACGTTTACTATCTTTGGTTTGGCCAGCTTCGTGATTCCTATTCCGCTTATTGAGTGCGTCATCCGCCTGGGGCCTGG
- a CDS encoding glutathione transferase (COG:O; antiSMASH:Cluster_1; EggNog:ENOG503NX0U; SMCOG1193:glutathione S-transferase): MIILHHLNNSRSQRVLWLLEELEIPYEIKHYKRQSNHLAPKELKEVHPLGKSPVITDTERNKVVAESGVIIDYLIKHYGNGRGLPKPGEEENNQFWAQFAEASFMPPLVMKYVFKVIPTQAPFFVRPIVNMISSKTQQSFTDPDIKTKINFVAAELEKRGSNGQAWFAGGDSAGGPTAADFQMIFPLETATASRLDPSLVPQSLHQWVKSVHDRPAYRRALEKGGPYDYAKL; the protein is encoded by the exons ATGATTATTCTG CACCACCTGAATAactcgcgctcgcagcgTGTGCTTTGGttgctcgaggagcttgaGATCCCGTACGAGATCAAGCACTACAAGCGCCAGTCGAATCACCTCGCGCCGAAGGAGCTCAAAGAGGTGCATCCGCTCGGAAAGAGCCCGGTGATTACTGATACTGAGCGCAACAAAGTTGTTGCTGAGAGTGGCGTGATCATTG ACTATTTGATCAAGCATTACGGCAACGGTCGTGGCCTGCCGAAGCCGGGTGAGGAGGAGAACAACCAGTTCTGGGCCCAATTCGCCGAGGCCAGTTTCATGCCTCCCCTCGTCATGAAATATGTCTTCAAGGTCATCCCGACCCAGGCGCCGTTCTTCGTGCGCCCGATCGTCAACATGATTTCGAGCAAGACGCAGCAGTCGTTCACCGATCCGGATATCAAGACCAAGATCAACTTTGTTGCTGCTGAGCTTGAAAAGCGCGGCAGCAACGGACAAGCCTGGTTTGCGGGTGGAGACAGTGCTGGCGGACCTACGGCGGCCGACTTCCAGATGATCTTCCCTCTCGAGACTGCAACGGCCTCCCGCTTGGACCCGTCGCTTGTCCCGCAGTCGCTGCATCAATGGGTCAAAAGCGTCCACGACCGCCCGGCCTACCGTCGTGCCCTCGAAAAGGGCGGCCCGTACGACTACGCAAAGCTCTAA
- a CDS encoding glutathione transferase (COG:O; antiSMASH:Cluster_1; EggNog:ENOG503NX0U; SMCOG1193:glutathione S-transferase): protein MIILHHLNNSRSQRILWLLEELAIPYEIKYYQRGSDHLAPKELKRVHPLGKSPVITDTERNKVIAESGVIINYLIKHYGNGRGLPKHGEEDNDQYWVQFSEASLMPPLVIKYVFYVIPSQAPFFIRPIVNMIAAKTQQAFTDPDIKTKMEFTATELEKRSSDGIAWLAGGDSAGGPTAADFQMLYPLETVTGGRMGRDSVPKLLFNWVNMVHDRPAYRRALEKGGPYDYSKL, encoded by the exons ATGATCATTCTG CACCACCTAAACAACTCCCGCTCACAGCGGATTCTGTGGcttctcgaggagctcgcgatTCCATACGAGATCAAATACTACCAGCGGGGGTCGGACCACCTCGCGCCGAAAGAGCTCAAAAGGGTGCACCCGCTCGGAAAGAGCCCGGTGATTACCGATACAGAGCGTAACAAGGTCATCGCTGAAAGCGGCGTGATTATTA ACTACCTGATCAAGCACTACGGCAATGGGCGCGGCCTGCCGAagcacggcgaggaggacaaCGACCAGTACTGGGTGCAGTTCTCCGAGGCGAGTCTCATGCCGCCCCTTGTCATCAAGTATGTGTTCTACGTGATCCCTTCGCAGGCCCCGTTCTTTATTCGCCCAATCGTGAACATGATTGCGGCTAAGACGCAGCAGGCATTCACCGATCCGGATATCAAGACCAAGATGGAATTTACTGCCACCGAACTCGAAAaacgcagcagcgacggAATCGCTTGGCTCGCGGGCGGCGACAGCGCGGGGGGGCCGACAGCCGCCGACTTCCAAATGCTCTACCCTCTCGAAACCGTCACGGGTGGACGCATGGGCCGGGATTCTGTACCGAAATTGCTGTTTAACTGGGTAAATATGGTCCACGACCGCCCGGCCTACCGCCGCGCCCTCGAAAAGGGGGGGCCGTACGATTATTCGAAGCTCTAA
- the OCT1 gene encoding mitochondrial intermediate peptidase (BUSCO:EOG09260JJW; MEROPS:MER0001156; EggNog:ENOG503NU5K; COG:O; antiSMASH:Cluster_1): MFRRSAAAAPGLRCAIRGSRFSTLSAALHPARDTPRFAKVKRWRPEPRQMHVSRSAAATSHALEVGVAPAVEKDHEMLRDLLDKPRLNTTQDTAGLPTGLFKIEALREPEAFMTLAQKTLVRAQLLVQRIARAGEPGAPRAELARVVNNLDRLSDLLCGVIDMAELVRHAHPEPAWAEASNAAYEYLCNFMNILNTHTGLYYALKHAMDDPEIWKSLSEEAQAVATIFLRDFEKSGIHLPPQERERFVELSDEILVLGRAFLQGIASGSGDDVSDFPIDLLQGMDANMLTMLRAQSGFMRASDTIPVVPGSWELHCISKYAPDERARRLAYLISYTGRHGPVDVLERLLRARHELAVLTGKGSFAEMTLVDKMAGTPSNVRNFLNITAEAQRPTAQALLDELRTLKRGSASGPLPTFQAWDREYFSEEYAQKNRPDHLLPLSPYLSLGSVFTGLSRLFYLLYGVHFRAAPVQPGEVWSPDVLKLEVVDETEGGVIGTIYCDLYTRAGKPPSAAHYTVRCSRRVDADDVENDMRYGHSDDLPRDVDLSNLLDVEGVASPGRAGRFQLPVVVLMTDFQWPSAAHGGVSLLRWHEVETLFHEMGHAIHSMIGRTEFHNVSGTRCATDFVELPSILMEHFLTDPAVIGLTAHHQKTGAPLPYRQLEAHLQTQRKLDALDAQQQILLAQLDQAYHAEAAGTPGFSTTAEMQAVQNQIGLFPFVQDSTWQGQFGHLFGYGATYYSYLFDRAIAARVWNKVFQQNPLSREAGETFKKDVLQHGGGKNPWSMLSTVLRDDQIAAGDLHAMQTIGRWGLGHSSA; this comes from the exons ATGTtccgacgcagcgccgcggcagcgccgggCCTCAGATGCGCGATACGCGGCTCGCGATTCAGCAcgctgagcgccgcgctgcatcCCGCACGCGATACACCGCGCTTCGCCAAGGTGAAGCGCTGGCGTCCCGAGCCGCGGCAGATGCAcgtctcgcgctcggccgccgcgacgtcgcacgcgctcgaggtgggCGTCGCACCGGCCGTCGAGAAGGACCACGAGATGCTGCGTGACCTCCTCGACAAGCCGCGGCTCAATACGACTCAGGACACGGCGGGGCTGCCGACCGGCCTGTTTAAAATCGAAGCGCTTCGCGAGCCGGAAGCTTTCATGACGCTGGCGCAAAAAAcgctcgtgcgtgcgcagcttcttgtgcagcgcatcgcacgcgcgggcgagccgggcgcgccgcgcgccgagctcgcgcgcgtcgtcaacaacctcgaccgcctgaGCGACCTGCTCTGCGGCGTGATCGATATGGCGGAACTCGTCCGCCACGCACACCCCGAGCCGGCGTGGGCCGAGGCGTCCAACGCGGCGTACGAGTACCTGTGCAACTTTATGAACATCCTCAACACACACACCGGCCTGTACTATGCGCTGAAGCACGCCATGGACGACCCCGAGATCTGGAAGTCGCTCTCGGAAGAAGCGCAGGCAGTCGCAACGATCTTTTTGCGCGACTTTGAAAAGTCGGGCATCCACCTCCCGCCacaggagcgcgagcgcttcgtCGAGCTCAGCGATGAGATCCTCGTGCTGGGCCGCGCATTCCTGCAGGGTATCGCGTCGGGAAgcggcgacgacgtgaGCGACTTTCCGATCGACCTGCTCCAGGGCATGGACGCCAACATGCTCACGATGCTGCGTGCACAGAGCGGATtcatgcgcgcctcggacaCGATCCCGGTCGTGCCGGGGTCCTGGGAACTGCACTGCATCAGCAAGTACGCGCCAGAcgagcgcgcacgccgcctcgccTACCTCATTTCGTACACCGGCCGCCACGGGCCGGTCGATGTGctggagcgcctcttgcgcgcgcgccacgagcTGGCGGTGCTCACCGGCAAGGGCTCGTTTGCGGAAATGACGCTCGTTGACAAGATGGcgggcacgccgagcaaCGTGCGCAACTTTTTAAACAtcaccgccgaggcccaGCGGCCCACCgcccaggcgctgctggacgagctgcgtaCGCTCAAGCGGGGCTCGGCAAGCgggccgctgccgacctTTCAGGCGTGGGACCGCGAGTACTTCTCGGAAGAGTACGCCCAAAAGAACCGGCCGGACCACCTCCTGCCCTTGTCGCCCTACCTGTCGCTGGGCAGCGTGTTTACTGGCCTCTCGCGCCTGTTTTACCTGCTTTACGGCGTCCACTTCCGCGCCGCACCGGTGCAGCCGGGCGAGGTCTGGAGCCCGGACGTGCTGAAGCTCGAGGTGGTCGACGAGACGGAGGGCGGCGTGATCGGCACGATCTACTGCGACCTGTACACGCGTGCGGGTaagccgccgagcgccgcgcactacacagtgcgctgctcgcgtCGTGTGGACGCCGACGATGTCGAGAACGACATGCGGTACGGCCACTCGGACGACCTGCCCCGGGACGTGGACCTCTCGAATTTGCTGGACGTCGAAGGCGTCGCATCGCCGGGCCGCGCGGGACGCTTCCAGCTCCCGGTCGTGGTGCTCATGACCGACTTCCAGTGGCCctcggcagcgcacggcggcgtgaGCCTCCTGCGCTGGCACGAGGTCGAGACGCTCTTTCACGAAATGGGCCACGCTATCCATT CCATGATCGGGCGCACCGAGTTCCACAACGTCTCGGGCACGCGCTGTGCGACCGACTTTGTCGAACTCCCGTCGATCCTGATGGAGCACTTTCTGACCGATCCTGCCGTGATTGGCCTCACTGCACACCACCAAAAgacgggcgcgccgctgccgtacCGGCAGCTTGAGGCCCATCtgcagacgcagcgcaagctcgatgcactcgacgcgcagcagcagatcctcctcgcgcagctcgaccaggcCTACCACGCCGAAGCtgccggcacgccgggctTCTCGACCACGGCCGAGATGCAGGCGGTGCAAAACCAGATTGGCCTCTTTCCGTTCGTGCAGGACTCGACATGGCAGGGGCAGTTTGGTCACCTGTTTGGCTACGGCGCAACGTACTACAGCTACCTGTTCGACCGCGCaatcgcggcgcgcgtctggAACAAGGTCTTCCAGCAGAATCCGCTCTCACGTGAGGCGGGCGAGACGTTTAAAAAGGACGTCCtgcagcacggcggcgGAAAGAATCCCTGGTCGATGCTCTCCAccgtcctgcgcgacgaccaaATCGCAGCGGGCGATTTGCATGCTATGCAGACCATCGG CCGCTGGGGATTGGGCCATTCTTCGGCGTAA
- the FRS2 gene encoding phenylalanine--tRNA ligase (EggNog:ENOG503NTY7; COG:J; BUSCO:EOG09261RU1), which yields MSLSAEALLAAVNDAPNGAIADSRALSPVQPFSREEVLKRVEQSTSLDQDKKDLAEEEAAHKAAAQWQLQLQGVLLSLQSKEMVQFKSIEQQPLFLTLDGRECMRLGSPEYRLFSLLPEDASVGKAQAELQEALGADTFKQAQARAFRNKLARRLPDGTFARAEGLSSLADDAKAELVEIAKTGGLSDEKKVAELKKRKMLGNRKLLYFSIEKGPQFALTVQKLETDLTAEMLASGAWKTAAFKKYNFDAEGVVPPSGALHPLLKVREEFRNIFFEMGFSEMPTNRFVDSSFWCFDSLFVPQQHPARDVQDTFFVADPPAAKEIPEDYLARVTEVHEKGAYGSIGYRYPFDRSVTESLVLRTHTTAVSSAMLYAIANQPDGFRPAKLFSIDRVFRNEATDATHLAEFHQVEGVVADYNLTLGDLIGFMQIFFSKMGVKQLRFKPAYNPYTEPSLEIFSYHEGLKKWVEIGNSGMFRPEMLRPMGIPDGVNVLGWGLSLERPTMIRYGIKDIRQLVGHKTPLESVEKAPAVRF from the coding sequence ATGTCGCTGTCTGCCGAAGCGCTGCTGGCGGCCGTGAACGATGCGCCGAACGGCGCGATTGCGGATTCTCGCGCGCTCTCTCCGGTGCAGCCCTTTTCGCGGGAAGAGGTGCTGAAACGCGTGGAGCagagcacgtcgctcgaccaggacaagaaggacctcgccgaggaggaggccgcgcacaaggccgcggcgcagtggcagctgcagctgcaggGCGTGCTGCTCAGTCTGCAGAGCAAGGAGATGGTTCAGTTCAAGAgcatcgagcagcagccgcTCTTTCTGACGCTCGACGGGCGCGAGTGCATGCGCCTCGGCTCGCCCGAGTACCGCCTCTTTTCCCTGCTTCCGGAGGacgcgagcgtcggcaaggcacaggccgagctgcaggaagcgctcggtgcggatACGTTcaagcaggcgcaggcgcgtgcgtTCCGCAACAagctggcgcgccgcctgcccGACGGCACGtttgcgcgtgccgagggTCTTTCTTCGCTGGCCGACGATGCCAAGGCGGAGCTCGTGGAGATCGCCAAGACGGGCGGCCTGTCGGACGAGAAaaaggtcgccgagctcaagaagcgcaagatGCTGGGCAACCGCAAGCTACTCTACTTCTCCATCGAAAAGGGGCCGCAGTTTGCGCTGACCGTGCAAAAGCTCGAGACGGACCTCACTGCGGAGATGctcgcgtccggcgcgtgGAAGACGGCCGCGTTCAAAAAGTACAACTTTGACGCGGAGggcgtcgtgccgccgagcggcgcgctgcaccctCTGCTCAAGGTGCGCGAAGAGTTCCGCAACATCTTCTTCGAGATGGGCTTCTCCGAGATGCCGACGAACCGCTTTGTTGATTCGTCCTTCTGGTGCTTTGACTCGCTGTTTGTCCCCCAGCAGCACCCCGCCCGCGACGTTCAAGACACCTTTTTCGTCGCCGATCCCCCTGCTGCGAAAGAGATCCCGGAGGACTACCTTGCGCGCGTCACCGAGGTGCACGAAAAGGGCGCGTACGGCTCGATCGGATACCGCTATCCCTTTGACCGCAGCGTGACCGAGTCGCTGGTGCTCCGCACGCACACGACCGCCGTCTCGTCCGCGATGCTGTACGCGATCGCGAACCAGCCCGACGGCTTCCGGCCCGCGAAGCTCTTCTCGATCGACCGCGTGTTCCGCAACGAGGCGACAGACGcgacgcacctcgccgagttcCACCAGGTCGAGGGCGTGGTCGCCGACTACAATCTtacgctcggcgacctgatCGGCTTTATGCAGATCTTCTTCTCCAAGATGGGCGTCAAGCAGCTGCGCTTCAAGCCCGCGTACAACCCCTACACGGAGCCGAGTCTGGAAATCTTTTCCTACCACGAGGGCCTCAAAAAGTGGGTCGAGATCGGGAACAGCGGCATGTTCCGCCCAGAGATGCTCCGCCCGATGGGCATTCCCGACGGCGTCAACGTCCTCGGCTGGGGCctctcgctcgagcgcccGACCATGATCCGCTACGGCATCAAGGATATCcgccagctcgtcggccacAAGACCCCACTCGAGTCGGTGGAGAAGGCACCGGCCGTGCGCTTTTAA
- a CDS encoding uncharacterized protein (BUSCO:EOG09262CXO; EggNog:ENOG503NVIW; COG:A) translates to MAEAGIAYEDLGDVATNAMLDQRKSARRVAVPTDDRDVRLRLREYGEPMTLFAEREPDRRARLLQVIMENGGQPAKGAIVEESDSDEEEEFYTEGSAELLDARRRIAEYSLSRAKERVARQRQEATVPLADVAAVRKAVLEPLKHYTSLGSQIGGERPISAVRFAPNAQLLATGSWSGKAAVWDVPSATQRQLFAAHEDRVTGLAWHPQATLTQSASAVNLATGGGDNDVCLWSLESASFDGTWRLWDVERGAELLLQEGHSKEVYGIDFQCDGALVASGGLDAIGRVWDTRTGRTAMVLDGHAREILSLAFAPNGYQVATASGDDTVRIWDLRKLSSVYTIPAHRSSVADVRFYQAADEALPVPRPWAAMDEDADVRAAPPPPRIPRSGMYMATAGYDGLVKLWSADDWQLVASLSGDSGKVMSVDISSDGQYLASGEWARTFKLWGQL, encoded by the exons atggccgaggcggggATCGCGTACGAGGACCTGG GCGATGTGGCGACGAATGCGATGCTGGACCAGCGCAAgtccgcgcggcgcgtcgccgtgccgaccgacgaccgcgacgtgcgcctgcgcctgcgcgagtacggcgagccgatgacgctctttgccgagcgcgagccggatcgccgtgcgcgtctGCTGCAGGTGATTATGGAGAATGGCGGGCAGCCTGCGAAAGGCGCCATCGTGGAGGAaagcgactcggacgaggaggaagagTTTTACACCGAGGGATctgccgagctcctcgacgcgcgccgccgcatcgccgagTACTCTCTGTCGCGCGCCAAGGAGAGGGTCGCACGGCAGCGCCAAGAGGCGACCGTGCCGCTTGCCGAtgtcgcggccgtgcgcaaggcggtgctcgagccgctgaAGCACTACACGAGCCTCGGCTCGCagatcggcggcgagcgcccgATTTCTGCGGTGCGCTTCGCGCCAAACGCCCAGCTGCTGGCCACCGGGAGCTGGTCGGGCAAGGCGGCGGTGTGggacgtgccgagcgcgacgcagcggcagctctttgcggcgcacgaggaCCGCGTAACGGGCCTTGCATGGCACCCGCAGGCGACGCTGACCCAGTCGGCCTCCGCGGTGAACTTGGcgacgggcggcggcgacaaTGACGTGTGCCTCTGGTCGCTCGAGAG TGCGTCCTTTGACGGGACGTGGCGCCTGTGGGAcgtggagcgcggcgccgagctgctcctccAGGAGGGCCACTCGAAAGAGGTGTACGGCATCGACTTCCagtgcgacggcgcgctcgtcgcttCCGGCGGCCTAGATGCGATCGGGCGCGTGTGGGATACACGCACGGGGCGTACGGCGATGGTACTCGATGGCCATGCGCGCGAGATCCTCTCGCTGGCCTTTGCGCCGAACGGCTACCAGGTTGCGACCGCGTCCGGCGACGATACCGTGCGGATCTGggacctgcgcaagctcagCAGCGTATATACCATCCCTGCGCACCGCTcgtcggtcgccgacgtgcgcttCTACCAGGCGGCAGACGAGGCTCTCCCGGTGCCCCGGCCGTGGGCGGCGATGGATGAGGACGCGGATgtgcgtgctgcgccgccgccgccgcgcatccCCCGCTCGGGCATGTACATGGCGACCGCCGGCTACGACGGCCTGGTCAAGCTGTGGAGCGCCGACGACtggcagctcgtcgcctcgctcagcggcgATTCCGGCAAGGTGATGAGCGTCGACATCAGCTCCGACGGGCAGTAcctcgcgagcggcgagtGGGCGCGCACTTTTAAACTGTGGGGCCAACTGTAG
- the RLP24 gene encoding ATPase-activating ribosome biosynthesis protein (COG:J; EggNog:ENOG503P1WJ): MRVEHCFFCSAPSYPGRGITFVRNDAKVFRFCKSKCHKNFKMKRNPRKVRWTKAFRKAHGKEMTVDTTLEFEKRRNIPVRYDRELVATTLNAMQRIQEIKARRERAFYRARLANAAGGSVKAKAKQVDRLAVHRNQHLRRAVQATRDAESAKRAKVKVPARKSALVRNDDGMSMGMDE; this comes from the coding sequence ATGAGGGTGGAGCACTGCTTCttctgctcggcgccgtcgtACCCCGGCCGGGGCATTACGTTCGTGCGCAACGATGCCAAGGTGTTCCGCTTTTGCAAGAGCAAGTGCCATAAGAACTTCAAGATGAAGCGCAACCCGCGCAAGGTGCGCTGGACCAAGGCCTTCCGCAAGGCACACGGCAAGGAGATGACCGTCGacacgacgctcgagtTCGAGAAGCGCCGCAACATCCCTGTGCGCTAcgaccgcgagctcgtggcCACCACGCTCAATgcgatgcagcgcatccaggAGATCAAGgcccgccgcgagcgtgccttCTACCGCGCCCGCCTGGCGAACGCCGCGGGCGGCAGCgtcaaggccaaggccaagcAGGTCGACCGCCTGGCGGTGCACCGCAACcagcacctgcgccgcgccgtccagGCCACGCGCGATGCGGAGAGCGCAAAGCGCGCCAAGGTCAAGGTGCCGGCGCGCAAGAGCGCGCTGGTGCGCAACGACGACGGCATGTCCATGGGCATGGACGAGTAG
- a CDS encoding uncharacterized protein (EggNog:ENOG503P72N; COG:O; TransMembrane:1 (o35-54i)) yields MHDTRLDLGVLPGGARKSERGHAYVPVQWLRRRKFLIGGVFLIAVVLTYLNAFGHVQRMQPWAKPTVDAEIAHLLRTVPGALPGRETSAQSDPLADDGHHGAAYPSRSDLTLVLLTQLQEPHFQPHDSVWATWKEWLQEGTEVPSDMHIQFLTELKRMDNGTADARLYLEHPLHWAEKHRARTPFTVFSKSYCPYSKRAKALLDSYGAKYDRYEVDLAHHSDFFASLLWDLTGHRTYPKVLEGARLLGGYDSLEHLHEGGLLHGILNGAGVLPS; encoded by the exons ATGCACGACACACGGCTCGACCTGGGCGTGctgccgggcggcgcgcggaaGAGCGAGCGGGGCCATGCATATGTTCCGGTGCAgtggctgcgccgccgcaagtTTCTGATCGGCGGCGTGTTCCTCATTGCGGTGGTGCTCACGTACCTGAACGCATTTGGGCACGTCCAGCGCATGCAACCGTGGGCGAAGCCGacggtcgacgccgagatCGCGCACCTCTTGCGCACGgtgcccggcgcgctgcccggGCGCGAGACGAGCGCACAGAGCGACCCGCTGGCGGACGACGGGcaccacggcgcggcgtaccCCTCGCGCTCGGACCTGACGCTCGTTCTCCTTACACAGCTCCAGGAGCCCCACTTTCAGCCACACGACTCGGTGTGGGCGACGTGGAAGGAGTGGCTGCAGGAAGGCACCGaggtgccgagcgacaTGCACATCCAGTTCCTCACCGAGCTCAAGCGCATGGACAATGGCACGGcggatgcgcgcctc TACCTCGAGCACCCGCTGCACTGGGCGGAAAAGCACCGTGCCCGCACGCCATTCACCGTCTTTTCCAAGTCGTACTGCCCGTACTcgaagcgcgccaaggcgctgctcgactcgTACGGCGCCAAGTACGACAGGTACGAGGTGGATCTCGCAC ACCACAGCGACTTTTTCGCATCGCTGCTGTGGGACCTCACGGGGCACCGCACGTATCCCAAGGTGCTCGAAGGCGCacgcctcctcggcggctACGACTCCTTGGAGCACCTGCACGAGGGGGGGCTGCTCCACGGCATTCTCAACGGCGCCGGTGTCCTCCCGTCATAG
- a CDS encoding uncharacterized protein (EggNog:ENOG503P7UB; COG:U), translated as MVYRKHWGEFKQDALALYAKAPERARLVVKARPSTQMLVLKLTDDHVTLKYRAKSAIILNRLDEFQRELFEKMSGVAPAPQKREEPAAPPAPAAPADAAPKQGGGKSKNKKKGKKK; from the exons ATGGTGTATCGGAAGCACTGGGGCGAGTTTAAAcaggacgcgctcgcgctctaTGCCAAAGCGCCGGAGCGG gcgcgtctcgtcgtCAAGGCGCGGCCAAGCACGCAGATGCTCGTGCTCAAGCTCACGGACGACCATGTG ACGCTCAAGTACCGTGCCAAGTCGGCGATTATCCTGAACCGTCTTGACGAgttccagcgcgagctgttTGAAAAGATGTCGGGCGTTGCGCCCGCACCCCAAAAGCGCGAggagccggcggcgccccccgcgccggccgcgccggccgacgctgcgccgaaGCAGGGCGGCGGCAAGAGCAAGAACAAGAAAAAGGGCAAGAAGAAGTAG